In the Equus caballus isolate H_3958 breed thoroughbred chromosome 14, TB-T2T, whole genome shotgun sequence genome, GATGGTAATAAGTGACACAATGTTACCACTTAGGAGTTGCTAAAGCAAAAGAGGGACATGCCATTCAAATGaagtgtctcagaaggagaataCAGGTAAGCAGCAGTGGACACATAGCCCAGGGAGACCTGGCCCCACATGGCTTGAAGCAGAAGGCGGGGAGCATAATTCAAGTAAGTCCTGGGCTGACCAGGGTGGCTGCGCGTCTTTACACTGGGCATCGGGAGTGTGGGTGTGGAGAACAGAGGGTTCCATTGAGGTGGGAATCCTCTTATATAAGAGAAGCAAGTAGAGTAAAATGCTTGTAggccattttcttacttttgtgTTCCTTTGCTTCTCAACcttaatttttacaattttataatttGTCTTAACAGTCAAAACATAAATTTGATAAACCAATTTCTAGGTTGTCAATGAAGATCCATTTTGGTTCTGACACTTGGTAATTCAGACTATTAAACAGCACTGGTGTTCAATTGAGGCAGCACTGAACCACGAGGAGGGTTTGCCATTCCTAAACTCTCAAAACCCACAATATCGTGAAGCTTGACTCTCAGTAAATAAAATGACTGTCTCACTGTAGTGTTCCTGGTTATTCTCTAGAATGACTCGCTTACATTTAATAACTCATAAATTCAGTCTTAAAGCTCCTCCATCTACACTCCCGTCACGTCACTTTTCTCCAATATGATGTCTCTGATGCTGAATGAGGTTGGCAGTCTggttgaaagctttcccacatttattacatttatagggtttctctcctgtgtgaatcCTCTGATGTTGAGTAAGGTGTGTGCTTCGGATAAAGGCTTTCTCACAGATCTTACATTTGTAGGGTTTTTCTCTAGTGTGAATTCTCTTGTGTTGAGTGAGGGCTGAGTGGTCACTGAAGGCTTTCTCACATATGTTACACGTGTAGGGCTTTTccccagtgtgaattctctgatgctgGGCTAGGGCTGACTGGTCCCTGAAGGCTTTCTCACACAAACCACATCTgtatggtttctctccagtgtgaattttCCGATGTCGAGCAAACGATGAATTATCcctgaaagctttcccacattcgcTACActtataaggtttctctccagtatgaattctctgatgttcaGTAAGGGAAGAGTTCACCCTGAAGGCctttccacattcattacattcaaagggcttctctccagtgtgaattctctgatgctgAAGAAAACTGGTACTCTGattgaaggctttcccacattcattacatttatagggtttctctccactATGAATATTCTGGTGTTTGGTAAGATGTGCCCTGCACACAAAGGCTTTGTCACATATGTTGCATTTaaaaggtttctctccagtatgtaTTCTGTGATGGTGGGCAAGGTGGATATTTCGGATAAAAGCTTTTCCACATAAGTTGCATTCgaaaggtttctctccagtatgaattttcTGGTGATATGTAAGTGAGGAGCTCACTGAGAAGGCctttccacattccttacattcatatggtttctcACCAGTGTGAATTCTTTGGTGA is a window encoding:
- the ZNF454 gene encoding zinc finger protein 454 isoform X3, with product MLENYSTLVSLGLLGPEPDMLSQLGKGGVWMPEDASRCLCLDWITMPVGRKSTLKADIPEEGLDRWVIKERLTRDGHWKCDSLLERQHRGQEMKLQQAVLAHQKTLSVVSDQECDEPGKCCTVSSSFVQSQGLQSSKKAFECSECGKVFTKSSVLNKHQKTHTNKLNANQKTLIKEKRYECRECGKAFHQSTHLIHHQRIHTGEKPYECKECGKAFSVSSSLTYHQKIHTGEKPFECNLCGKAFIRNIHLAHHHRIHTGEKPFKCNICDKAFVCRAHLTKHQNIHSGEKPYKCNECGKAFNQSTSFLQHQRIHTGEKPFECNECGKAFRVNSSLTEHQRIHTGEKPYKCSECGKAFRDNSSFARHRKIHTGEKPYRCGLCEKAFRDQSALAQHQRIHTGEKPYTCNICEKAFSDHSALTQHKRIHTREKPYKCKICEKAFIRSTHLTQHQRIHTGEKPYKCNKCGKAFNQTANLIQHQRHHIGEK
- the ZNF454 gene encoding zinc finger protein 454 isoform X2, whose product is MAVSRLPTMAQESVTFKDVAVLFTWDEWAQLSPAQRALHREVMLENYSTLVSLGLLGPEPDMLSQLGKGGVWMPEDASRCLCLDWITMPVGRKSTLKADIPEEGLDRWVIKERLTRDGHWKCDSLLERQHRGQEMKLQQAVLAHQKTLSVVSDQECDEPGKCCTVSSSFVQSQGLQSSKKAFECSECGKVFTKSSVLNKHQKTHTNKLNANQKTLIKEKRYECRECGKAFHQSTHLIHHQRIHTGEKPYECKECGKAFSVSSSLTYHQKIHTGEKPFECNLCGKAFIRNIHLAHHHRIHTGEKPFKCNICDKAFVCRAHLTKHQNIHSGEKPYKCNECGKAFNQSTSFLQHQRIHTGEKPFECNECGKAFRVNSSLTEHQRIHTGEKPYKCSECGKAFRDNSSFARHRKIHTGEKPYRCGLCEKAFRDQSALAQHQRIHTGEKPYTCNICEKAFSDHSALTQHKRIHTREKPYKCKICEKAFIRSTHLTQHQRIHTGEKPYKCNKCGKAFNQTANLIQHQRHHIGEK